In Anopheles arabiensis isolate DONGOLA chromosome 2, AaraD3, whole genome shotgun sequence, the genomic window acagTCTGCTAGCCTGACTAATTTTAAAGCCAATCTATTTGGAAGCACATTCAAGAGGGAAAACTATAATTGCTTTAAGATAAATTTGAAATCGATCTAAATGTTTCTGCGTGTCTAGTGGTTTGGCtcgatttttgtttctacACATTTCAACATCTTGCCGCTGCTCAGCCACAGTGGCTGACTACACAACCGACGCGTCATAGCATTCTAATGCGAACCGATACTGTTTGCTTTATCGTTTGTTGCCTCATGCATTCTTAATAGCAAAACTCAGGCACTGTTAAATTGTTTACTGTTTCGATCAAGTTCTACCGGGGCGAATGCATCTATCACAGGAGTGGGAAAGGACGCCTACAAATACTCTTGCACTTTAGCTAGTCGTACATCATTGTCGGAAGTGTTCATGCCTAAAGGATAATGGTGTCTTGATCGCGCAATGGTAAtaaatagtgtgtgtgtgtgtgagggtgtTGTTGTGTATGTCTGACAAACTATACTTTTGAGTTCGGTGCGGAAAAGGAACGCTCAGTCTAAACACACTACCAGAAAGGGTAAATCGGGAGGTGTACACATTGGTGCTTGATGCTTTCACTTCGAACTGGGTGTAGAGTGTaaacgcgcacacatacacgaacgCCATCGCGCTCATTGCGACAGTGGTGGTTGTGTGGAACGCAGTGTGTGCAGTTGAAGGTGTACGTTAGGATGAAGAGTGAGGTGTAGAGGGGTTTAGGGAGAGGGGTCAGAAGAAGGTTAGGTGGGCTAGACAGGTCATGCAAAGCAGGCAATTCCGCTTACCTGTAGGTGGGCACCTTGGCGTCGAATTCGCACAGCTCGTAGTTGTTATTACCGTTTATTGTCTTGGTCGTGCCGGTTGCGGTGGACAGCAACGATGGACCGTTGTTGTCCTCCACCAGCAGGGCACAGTTGGAGTTAGTATCCGACTCACAGCCACCGGCACCCCCGGCCGGGCCTCCGCCTGCACCCGTCGTGGCACCACTGCTGCCCGCCAACGAGGACTGGCCACAGATGTGTTgcggctgttgttgctgctgctgctgctgctgctgctgctgctgttcgttaATGCACGTGTAGAGCTGCTTGTGCTTGAGCAGCTGTTTGGGAGTGTTTTCTTGCGTCAACAATGATTCCCGTTCGCTTTCCGCCGACCCGACACGTGTCCTTTCGCGGTCCCGATTGCCTACCTTCGGTTCCGCATGGATGCCACCATTGACCGATGTGCTCGTCACTTGCTGCAATAAGGTAAACTGTAGCACACGAtatacgcacacaaacacacatcaccCCCAAATGAAGATGCGGATTTGGAAcgacatttgtttttttttagtgatATCCGGAATTTTCGATCGTAAAGGTGATGTGTGCCGGgtattttcaatcaatttatcAACCCGATAGAGGGTGCAATCAAACGTTTTAGGTTAAATATTTGGGTTCGGTGCAGGGTAGCGGAATTTTGTGAGAATGTGGGTTGGTGTGGATCGGCAGGTATCATCATGTCGCATTGGTGAATCAGGAATCGATCCCGGTTGCACGGTGTTTAGTGGATAGTGTTAGTAGTACGGTAAtcgattttattgtttttacgtGGCATTGTTGGTTTTAATTGCGAGTGCGTGCAGACGGTGTTGCGTGCGGGTGTTGTAGGCGCATTCGGCGGATATTCCACACCAAGATCGTGCCAGGTTGCGTGCGAATGGCGTCGGtacaagagagagaaaaaagttttaaaattgaaatcaataaattatgcaTTTCTTATATCAttgtggaaaataaatattggCCGGTGGCTGTAAAATTTGgcaatgttttcctttttgaaATTGCAATGAAATATTAATCAAGTTTCCAATGTATTTTGATGTCTCTACTACAATTAATTAATGGATTGTTCTAAGGTGTAAttgatttgatgattttcatttttttatttaattttttttcggtttacGTTTTTGAATAATGCTTTTCTTTCTGGCGAAAGAGAGCCTGTGCCGTGGGTTTTCTTGAACGGAAAAGCTTTAGTTGTTACATGTTTGCTTGGTAGCAAAATGCTGCTCACAATAACAAACCGTTAAGCGTAACCTACCTGCTGTATCTGTTGCTGATCACAGTCGACACCGTTGAGGATCGCGCCGGACATTTCCGTTTGCAACAACTTGATCTTCTGTATCATTTCCTTGATCTCGTACCGCAAGATGCCAAGGAAGCATAGCTTCAGGAACGCTATCACGCAGTAACCGAGAACAAACAGTATATCAGCTGTATGTCGCAGCCAGGACACGATTCGTTCAGCGCAACCCTGTCAAGTAGAAGGTGGAAACTGTAAATCAACAAGGCTTGAAGCattgaagtgaaaaaaaatatccatAATACTTAAATCCAATTAACTCTAACTTGTCACTAAAGCGCGTAATACAACTATGGACTCTATGGGATTAattttgctcatttttcaAGCAGATCTGGTGCTGTGCCACATGTATTTCCGCAGCTGTCAATCGTGGCATCACGTGCGTTCATGCACGTGAGAGTCCAGTGCATACGCTTGTTTTGGTAGCAAGAAAAACATTCGACCATTGCAATGAAACGTAAACCATTCGCAACCATTGTTGGTTTTTTGAGGACATGCCATTTTCTGGGAATTTGAATACGTCCCCAATGAACACGTCCAGCGCACGTGAGCCCCATGGTTGATTATAATGTATCGAAGTGTGCTGCACCTCGCGCACCGAGGAAATATATATGGCTGGTGGTGTATTGTTGTCGATAGCGCTCAGCCCAGCTGAATAATCGATTGTGGAAGACGGAACGTTCGCCGCACGATGGAGTGTGCGAAATGAAGTGATGAATACTATTTCTGGCCACTTGCTGGTTTACCATGGtgcgtgtgtatatgtgttagCCATTGTGCAAGAGGGAAAGCAACATGGCGAGTGTTAGTGCTGTCCCGGGGTTCAACTAGGAAcgatttaattaaaagcaaacatgGCACACTGCAAAAGTGATCGCGAACAAAAGCTCACACTGTTGGGAATGAAAATATGTCtgggtggaaaaacaaactccaCTGCAACAACAATATACCAATAAACGAAATAAATCGAAAGCTGCATGTGCGAAGCTCTGTACTACGTGGTACAGGGGTGAGTGGGGCTGCTAAAGTCGTAAAAGAAAATCGAACTGCCGCTGTTGACGGCGCGATGTTGGAAGGCAACCATCATCCGTCATGGATCGAATAAATGGGGTGAAgaattcgtttgtttgtttttttgttctcgtATGGTTCGCTTTTTCTAGCCCGGTgcaagcaaaagcagcagcatcaccggAAAGTGCAATAAATTGCATCTGACGTTTCTTGTCGTTCGCGACCGTCCGTGCCCCTCGGTACGGTTTTCATCGATCTGTGATTTCCTTTTCCAGCGATGGAGCTGCTTCGTTTGAGTTTTGCGGTGCACAATTTTCTCCCGTCGGAAAGGTACCGTATTCGTGTATATGCGAATGCATTTTCACTGGCCTTATTTTATGTTCCATTTGTTGCAGCTTAATACTATTCTTTGTGCTTCGGCCCGCCACATCCTCTGAAAGGCCATTCATTTTGTGACGCTGGCCGTCTGTCAGACTTTTGTTTTACGCTTTTGTACTGAACTgggtttttgtgtatgtgtgtgtgtgtgcagaacTAGGTCTCCGTGCCTGATCGTAAACTTTTTCAATGCAGAGATGTCAAAGTCGTGATATCGATGTGACATTGAATTGAAGAATGATCGATCAAACAATCTCACGAGTCTGTCTGTTACGTCTAATAAGAGTGATTGTTAAATCTTCATCTTctatggcacaacaaccgttatcggtcaaggcctgcctgtaccactagtggctTTGGCTTTTAATGACCTATTAATCTACAGTCCGTAGCAGACCCCCGTACAgacccccatagcaggatatggggcttaaacccatgacgggtatgttgttaagtcgtatgaGTTTACGACAGTACCACGAGATCAGCCATTTGttaaataataagaataatgtTATTGTGGTATACATGTGTACAtaaatcgacaactttgtgaTTGTACAATATGGTCGCAGAAAATAATTGTATATTTATGTAGAGAATTGAATTAGAATAACTAGTCATCAAGTCTTGTTATCAATCATGTTGAATAATGAacacttgtgtgtgtttgacagtCCTGGCCGAAGGGAGGCTGTTTTTATAGCGCCAAGTTATTCATGGTAGTCTTGAAAAAGTCCAATACGTGACCAATTGAAGGACGTTTTCAATTatgacgttttttttatttgacggCGAAGCTTGGAGCTAGAAGAGGAACACAATTTGTATTCTTGATGTTGACAGCCTTAACTTAGAAAGGAAACGAAGACCCGGCCTTTCTACACCAATAGCTCGTTTCGCTGGAGCAGATTTAATACAAGACCGTAGATCCTAATTATCATCTCTTACCTGGGGATATACAGCCCGGCATGTGACGATCgttttgatttcttccgtTTCGCCCCCGGAAACTGAACTGGCACCGGCAGAACTACCGGAACTGCTACCGGTCGTAGAGCCGTAGCTGGTGCCGTGGTTAGTACTGGAACTGAAGGTACTGCTACTATCACTGGCGCTGGTGCTACTGACTGCAGACTGGCCGGTCCCAGGCGCGCCCTCCTCGATGATGACaccattttgctgctgcagtagTTCGGTGCTTGCTCCGCTTgcactgctgccactgctgggAGCCGTTATTAGGCTCCAGGAGTCACTGAGCTCGCTAAAGTTCCGGCTCATCAGCAGTGTGTCCTTTATCGTACTAGCCGCCAGCTCGGTTGCGGCAGCGACGGCCGCCGTTGGGTCCTCGCCGCCCCGAAATACGATGGCGGAAGCGAGCGGACGCCGTCCTATGCTGATCTGCTCCGTGATGTCGGATGTGCAGCAGGACGTCGGGTATGTACGGTTTGCGTTGAGTGCAAAATCcttgataaaataaaataaactcagCTTTAGTAAAAGATAACCAAGCAATACAAATGTTAACCTAGCATTCATCATTATATATGGAGAAGTGTTTTACAACTCGTTAGTAAACCTGTTGAAGGTATCTATTAACACTCAATTTGCTGTATTGCTGTATGGTACCAatagtttaattattttatgtttgtaCTTTGTATCGTTCATACACTAATTGGTTTCGAACAGTTGTTTCCTGTTCGAACAgtttcttcttttccctttcAAGCGTCAAATGCTTTTGCTTTGACTTCCTCGGCCCGCGAAACCAATGGTAGAATATAATTATTAAGGATTATTTTCCTATCCAAACGTTTAATCCACTCGGGTTGGATCGTTTAAAAAATCGTAGAAAACAGCTCGGTTCGACTCTCATCGTCAGCTTTAGCTGTGTTTGAATTAGTTAGAATCGCCGTGGGAACCAAATCTAATGGTGTATGGTGCAAGCCTTTGCAGTGCGTGGGGGGAAAGAATCCCGGGTAGCACAGGAAAGGAGGAAGATAATCTGAAGGTATGAAGTAATTAGCGTACCATTGAGGTCACGTTTTTGCTTGAACAGGAGAACTGCATGGTTGAAAGgaagtgaaataaattattcaaaacagTTTATACTCTGTGAGGCAATTGGAACACTTATAGAGTACATAACTTTTGTGAAATGTAATATCAAGTAAAAATTTTGTTACGAAAGCATTTGTAATGCCATTCGTTTTGTTCAAATCCATACAAAGATGAGAAGAAAGTTAAATACAATTGATCACAAACTTCCGGAAAAAACTGCTTAAATACATCTTGCATCATCCTGTGCTAAGCCCTTTAGTGGTATCCGAGAGATTAAAATGTAGATTAAAAATAACACTTATGGTAACGGATTACATGTTCAACCGTTACACACATTAGTCCATTTAGGTatcaatgtaaaaatacacacacaaacacacatacatctgCATATGCTTCtttcagcaaacaaaaactcgtTTCCAATTATGCTCTTTCAATCTCTCCTGTTTACACACAGTAATCGGTTTGAATGAGGAGGAACATGCAAAGGATTAACCACGGTGGTCGGTAAATCCATTTTAACACATCCTTCCGGCTGGCTCACATTTTACATATAAATGCGACTGAAGCAGAGTGGCCagtttttctatctctctttttctctctctctctctctttctcaatCAACCACAGCTGTACCATCTTCCGATCGGCAAACGATTGGTATTTGTACAATGACAGGAAAAAGGTACTGCTTTTTGGTCTTGCTGTTAAGTTCGAACCGGAAAAGAGCACATTTTGTGAACGTATAGGGTGGATTGTTTGTTGGGCCATTGGAAAGGAGTGTCGAATGTCGCGGTGCAGGGGACTGTTGTGTATAGTTTGTTCAGCTTGCGGTCGTAGTCAAATGAAACGTTTAACCAGTGCCATGTAAAACAGAGGGCCCTCTAAAATTGAACTTTTAAGTGGAAAGAGCGTGATCATAGAATGTACAAATGGAGTGGTTTATCCTGATGACCCAAAACCGAGTGCACTATGCTATGCTATGCATAGTACCCATCGGACTGCCGGTAGTGCTTTAATTCATTGATTGAATGAGAATGGTTATCGTTCTTTAACAAAACAGAGGTTGGCGTAACACATTGTATTTGCTCCTAGTAGTGTCGAACAGTACATATGGTTTGAATCATTCGAGTTACCGACAACGAAGTGCAATGCTTAGAGATCGAGTTGCATGAGCAGAACTAGAGTAGCTAATGAAATTTACTGTTGGCATGGTGCATGATGCAATGCAGCGAATGTTTTGCCAATATTGGAGTAAAGGGTCGGTAAATTGAAtgtttggttgtgttgtttgaaCTGAGCGATAAAGGCTCAGAACATTAGTAATAGGCGTTAATTTCAGCTTTATTTCGATAACTCTATTGAATTGAAAGGTACTTTTAACGTTGGACGCTTTTCATAAACTAGAAACTAGATTGTCAACAAACTAGgctttttcatttaattgatTGTAAGTCACAATAATATTTTGGAATTTGAATTCCATGCTCCTAGGTTCTGtgattaataattaataatctGTTTTACTAATGCATTATAGTTGCATTAAACTAAAGTTGTTGaatttacaaaatttgaaacTTCAAAATTTGAATTCCAGAAAAGCAATGATGCCAAAAGAGATGTGCCCAAGATATAGAATATCATATGTTATTCCATGTTCTTTTGGCGCATTGAAGGTGACAACTTCTTTGTACGAATTGTAATGCTATGTAAATTGATTTACGAAAAACTTTCACCAGCCTGCTTCGGTTGCTAAATATAAGCTTTAATTGCAGTTAGTAACAAATCGCAGCCCGACCCCAACTTCACCCTTTGAACTTCACCCGTGCTCCGAGcaagtgtatgtgtttgtgtggttgaaTATATCTGCATCTAGATTAAGAGCTTACAAGCATTCCAACAAATCCAAGAAACTAAAATAActcacaaccaccaccaacattgACTACCCCTTTTTCACGTTCGTAGACACCCCCTCTACCCTTCTGCTTCAATTCATACATGCTTTACGTAATACACGGCTGTCGGTGTCCGGAAGACCCAGCACCGAACAGCCAGCACCGAAAATAATACGATCCCAATCTTAATACCGCACTCGCACTGCCGCTTAACACGCGCGCAGGCTTGGTCCGACACGAGCCTCCAGCCATACTTACTTGCGGTCCAGTGACTCCGCAGCATCGGCCCTCGTTCTGTAACCGGTCCCATAGCTCCGTCAGCTCGGGCGAATTTCCATATTCATGCGCTAGCCGGTATCTGGAATGATAAAAACGGGAGTGCATCAAGTACGGAACGTAAACACAGCCGAAAGTTACAGCTAACTCTTATGGCCGCGGGCTCTGGAGGAAGCTTGTGGCAAGACCGCGTGCGGCAAGTGTTGGGTGAATTTTGGGTAGGAAGTAGGTGGATCGGTACGACAAGCGGTACGAAACGTGAGTTGCGATGAGCAATATGTTGAACGAATTTCCTGGTACTAAAATTAATGCAACTCAAACGCTCCCAAAGTCTATGGCGCCTTCCATTTGATACTTTTGTGCGCATAGGAAGAAACAATATTCTCGCTCGGTGTACAGTGTACCCCGATCGTGAGATTACAGACGTTTTTACAGGGGAGGGGATGGCGTAAAGTGAATCCGTTCTTTGGTCCCGGATGTGGTGACGGGTTTTATTCGAGCAGCGAaagtttttgctgtttgtaaTCGGTTTTGCGTATTTTTAGACATAAAGCAGTTGCCATTTGGAGAGGCGGCTTCACCACAACGGTACGGAACGGCAAACCGGTGTCGTGTTACCTAGGCCACATAAATTCGGGAATAAATGTCCTATTTTGAAGGGATCTTGGGTTTCGAGGCTTTTGgaaagaataaacaaacaatctcGAGCGGTGGAGGGGGATGAAATATGATTGCTGATGTTATTGTGGGAGTACAAAAATGATGTAAAAATGAGACTATACTCTATAATGGTATATGTTAACAACGGTATTTTGTTGAATGCATTTTTGGCAGTTTGAAAAATTCATTAGTTTAATTGGTAATTCATGGCACAGCCAATAGACAtatttaaaactaattttgaaaataagtTCTAACATGTTTCGGAATTTATTCACGTTCATATGTCTGCTCCATAATCGTCCTCAACGAAAAGCTAACTGTGTGAAGTTTATATTGTTTTGGACTATCATAATAATACAGTGACACGTTGCAGTTcgataatataaatatttaaaacatgtaGTGCACAAAGCACCCACTTACTTTAGCATCGGTTGCAGATCGTGCATGACTCGATCGAATTTGAACATCCAAAAAATGCCTAACATTGCGTCCCCTATCAACAACACGAGTAAAAGTAACCAGTAAGCGTTTAACAATTTCTCCGACAGTCTTAAGGCACCGAGACACCCTATCAGTTGTAGGAAAcctgaaaagaaaacaaaaacgagtaAACAGATAAAACGAATATTCGTTATTTTGTTATGCCCATCATGTTCTCATGTTATGCGTACCTGATTGCACCAGCAGAGCTAAGTAAGCATAAATGAAACTGGGCTGCGTCAGACTTAATCCGTTCACCAGCAGGCGCTTGTAGTCGGAGAGTAGAATCTTACCAGCAACGCCACAGAATACGATGACTGCCATCAGGAGCACAGCGTTGCATGTATATATCCACAATCTGTAGTACCTGTGGTCGAAGGAAGGCAACAGACAAGTTTAGAACATTTATCATTAATTACTTAGTGCTTTGTTTCATCTACGATTAGAATAATATGTGGAAAGACGAGATTTAGTTTTGGTTGAAAAACTATCAGAGAAAACTATTTGACTATGAGCTTCAGACAGATCTCAGTTGAAGTGGTTTGAATACGATCTAAAGTTAATTCACAAAATGGTTCCTAAAAATTCTAATTTGAATATATTGTAGGTACGTCAATAAACCATTTCGTGTTTGTCAGATTCTCAAGAACGCGAAGCCGAGAATTCTATTATGGCATCACCTGCAAAACATTAGTTTATAATACGATACACCATTTTTCGGTGCtattaaaatgaaacatggccgcattGGCAATTTGAATTGAGTATCtgttttttcgaaaaaatacaaCCCCCACGCAAATCGAATTCTGAAATGCTATTTGTCGACAGACAGGCGAGACACACAATAATCATCCATTATTGCTGGTACTACAACACGTGTTTAATGCTCACACCCATTTGTGAAGTAAACAAAACTCGAAACGAATGTGCTTTGCACACAGAAAAGATGGAGCCGAGTGAAATAGCACGCTTGGGTACAGAATGAGGTATGATAGTATTTTTGTGAGCTAACTCGTTTTTAATTGGAATTTTCTTTGCTACGGGTGCGCGTTTCGTAGTGCTCGATGCATGTTTACGATTTTTatgttaattaaattaaatttgtagCAATCATAACCATGTTGTTCATTGGTTGTGACAGCTGACAAATGGTTCTGTTTGTGAACAGGAAAGGTGGATTAGCATCAACATTGTTTGCCGTTTAAACTTAAACAGTGTCAATGTGATTGATCAATACATTTAAATCTACACACAACATTTGGTTAtacaacacaaacataaaactTAAAGAGGAAAAGTCAATGCAAGCAACTGAGCAATGCAAGTGAGATTGtaatagaaattaaaaaatcgAATCAATGTTCGTGTTCAGGGTCTGTTTCGTCTGAGTACTTACCGCATGGCCTTAACGTCCGGCGAGTTACTCTGTAGCCCGGCGGGGGTCATAGGACTCATAGGGTTCGAGTTGGTAATTTTATTGGTAACTTTAACTGGTGCAGGCACTGGGCTAAGGTCGTTCAATATTGTTGCCACAGGTACCTGGAAAGAAGAAATTTGCAAAGGAATGATTGTTTACAAGTTGTTCGACTGTATTT contains:
- the LOC120893205 gene encoding uncharacterized protein LOC120893205 isoform X2; this translates as MFVMLSVRTTTSVRERHAETVQKAININQLIRNISNRKHRKPRTTETEKHQLEQTEQQHLGQFPQHGTITASNKSHSSSSSSSITSNSSINKQQNNRRNSRDSAKNDYNNAKSNNCLLIDASEQENQISSRQRHRSKNVNVDRNCNNIRNRAKEKIDKTVPPLIGTVVPTAAVIIDQNARSIPSTITPISLCTISQPNEYRLPADIRKLSVEFTKPPIEPVNKINTELVLTASVRPTIRTLTTAAVTTTTRTTTATITTPTRTTCSIAPPEHQQQQRNNATNLNVNQQTNANDKDKSKFLLPELNNFRKPPTVQVPVATILNDLSPVPAPVKVTNKITNSNPMSPMTPAGLQSNSPDVKAMRYYRLWIYTCNAVLLMAVIVFCGVAGKILLSDYKRLLVNGLSLTQPSFIYAYLALLVQSGFLQLIGCLGALRLSEKLLNAYWLLLLVLLIGDAMLGIFWMFKFDRVMHDLQPMLKYRLAHEYGNSPELTELWDRLQNEGRCCGVTGPQDFALNANRTYPTSCCTSDITEQISIGRRPLASAIVFRGGEDPTAAVAAATELAASTIKDTLLMSRNFSELSDSWSLITAPSSGSSASGASTELLQQQNGVIIEEGAPGTGQSAVSSTSASDSSSTFSSSTNHGTSYGSTTGSSSGSSAGASSVSGGETEEIKTIVTCRAVYPQGCAERIVSWLRHTADILFVLGYCVIAFLKLCFLGILRYEIKEMIQKIKLLQTEMSGAILNGVDCDQQQIQQFTLLQQVTSTSVNGGIHAEPKVGNRDRERTRVGSAESERESLLTQENTPKQLLKHKQLYTCINEQQQQQQQQQQQQQPQHICGQSSLAGSSGATTGAGGGPAGGAGGCESDTNSNCALLVEDNNGPSLLSTATGTTKTINGNNNYELCEFDAKVPTYSSK
- the LOC120893205 gene encoding uncharacterized protein LOC120893205 isoform X1; translation: MFVMLSVRTTTSVRERHAETVQKAININQLIRNISNRKHRKPRTTETEKHQLEQTEQQHLGQFPQHGTITASNKSHSSSSSSSITSNSSINKQQNNRRNSRDSAKNDYNNAKSNNCLLIDASEQENQISSRQRHRSKNVNVDRNCNNIRNRAKEKIDKTVPPLIGTVVPTAAVIIDQNARSIPSTITPISLCTISQPNEYRLPADIRKLSVEFTKPPIEPVNKINTELVLTASVRPTIRTLTTAAVTTTTRTTTATITTPTRTTCSIAPPEHQQQQRNNATNLNVNQQTNANDKDKSKFLLPELNNFRKPPTVQVPVATILNDLSPVPAPVKVTNKITNSNPMSPMTPAGLQSNSPDVKAMRYYRLWIYTCNAVLLMAVIVFCGVAGKILLSDYKRLLVNGLSLTQPSFIYAYLALLVQSGFLQLIGCLGALRLSEKLLNAYWLLLLVLLIGDAMLGIFWMFKFDRVMHDLQPMLKYRLAHEYGNSPELTELWDRLQNEGRCCGVTGPQDFALNANRTYPTSCCTSDITEQISIGRRPLASAIVFRGGEDPTAAVAAATELAASTIKDTLLMSRNFSELSDSWSLITAPSSGSSASGASTELLQQQNGVIIEEGAPGTGQSAVSSTSASDSSSTFSSSTNHGTSYGSTTGSSSGSSAGASSVSGGETEEIKTIVTCRAVYPQGCAERIVSWLRHTADILFVLGYCVIAFLKLCFLGILRYEIKEMIQKIKLLQTEMSGAILNGVDCDQQQIQQFTLLQQVTSTSVNGGIHAEPKVGNRDRERTRVGSAESERESLLTQENTPKQLLKHKQLYTCINEQQQQQQQQQQQQQPQHICGQSSLAGSSGATTGAGGGPAGGAGGCESDTNSNCALLVEDNNGPSLLSTATGTTKTINGNNNYELCEFDAKVPTYRLLNAPTVTKI